In Vibrio hippocampi, the following are encoded in one genomic region:
- the glmS gene encoding glutamine--fructose-6-phosphate transaminase (isomerizing) — translation MCGIVGAVAQRDVAEILVEGLRRLEYRGYDSAGVAVVDAQSNMTRVRRLGKVQELADAVEEQQVVGGTGIAHTRWATHGEPSEVNAHPHVSGDIAVVHNGIIENHEELRTVLQERGYVFQSQTDTEVIAHLVEWELRTSETLVEALQKTAAQLDGAYGTVVVDRRDPSRIVAARSGSPIVIGFGVGENFLASDQLALLSVTRRFMYLEEGDVAEITRREVNVVDAQGNPVEREITESNAEHDAGDKGKYRHFMQKEIFEQPHALINTMEGRITKDTVVTESIGVNAVDILSKVDHVQIIACGTSYNSGMAARYWFESIAGVSCDVEIASEFRYRDFVVRPNSLLVTLSQSGETADTLAALRLAKEKGYMAAMTICNVAGSSLVRESDFAFMTRAGTEIGVASTKAFTTQLAAMLMMVVSIARLQSRMTPEREAEIVKSLHELPAHIEKALAFDKQIEALAPDFADKHHTLFLGRGEFYPIAMEASLKLKEISYIHAEAYAAGELKHGPLALIDADMPVVVVAPSNELLEKLKSNIEEVRARGGLLYVFADENAGFEEDENMKLIKMPHVDDIIAPIYYTVPMQLLSYHIALIKGTDVDQPRNLAKAVTVE, via the coding sequence ATGTGTGGAATTGTTGGAGCCGTCGCTCAACGTGATGTAGCAGAAATTCTAGTGGAAGGTCTTCGTCGCCTTGAATACCGTGGCTATGACTCAGCGGGTGTTGCCGTTGTTGATGCCCAGAGCAACATGACTCGCGTTCGTCGCTTGGGTAAAGTGCAAGAACTTGCGGATGCAGTAGAAGAGCAACAAGTCGTTGGCGGAACAGGCATTGCACACACACGTTGGGCAACGCACGGCGAACCATCAGAAGTGAACGCTCACCCACACGTATCTGGCGATATTGCCGTTGTTCATAACGGTATCATCGAAAACCATGAAGAGTTGCGTACCGTGCTTCAAGAGCGTGGCTATGTATTCCAATCACAAACCGACACAGAAGTTATCGCTCACCTTGTTGAGTGGGAACTTCGCACCAGTGAAACCTTAGTCGAAGCGCTACAAAAAACCGCAGCTCAGCTTGATGGTGCCTACGGGACAGTGGTTGTTGACCGTCGTGACCCAAGCCGCATCGTGGCTGCACGTTCTGGTAGCCCAATCGTGATCGGTTTTGGTGTTGGTGAGAACTTCCTTGCTTCTGACCAACTTGCACTATTAAGTGTGACTCGCCGCTTCATGTATCTTGAAGAAGGTGATGTGGCTGAGATCACGCGTCGTGAAGTCAATGTGGTGGATGCTCAAGGCAATCCAGTCGAGCGTGAAATCACAGAATCGAACGCAGAGCACGATGCAGGTGACAAGGGTAAATACCGTCACTTTATGCAAAAAGAGATCTTTGAGCAGCCACACGCACTGATCAACACGATGGAAGGTCGTATTACCAAAGATACCGTGGTAACCGAAAGCATTGGTGTTAACGCCGTGGATATTCTGAGCAAGGTTGACCATGTACAGATCATCGCTTGTGGTACTTCATACAACTCAGGTATGGCAGCGCGCTACTGGTTTGAGTCCATCGCAGGTGTTAGCTGCGATGTCGAGATTGCCTCTGAATTCCGCTACCGTGATTTTGTGGTTCGTCCTAACAGCCTGTTAGTGACGCTATCTCAATCCGGTGAAACTGCCGATACGCTTGCTGCGCTTCGTCTAGCGAAAGAGAAAGGCTATATGGCTGCGATGACGATTTGTAACGTCGCAGGTTCTTCACTGGTTCGTGAATCTGACTTTGCCTTTATGACACGCGCGGGCACCGAGATCGGTGTGGCATCAACCAAAGCATTTACCACTCAATTAGCGGCAATGCTCATGATGGTGGTTTCAATCGCTCGCCTACAAAGCCGTATGACCCCTGAGCGTGAAGCTGAAATTGTTAAATCGCTTCATGAGCTACCAGCCCACATCGAAAAAGCACTGGCATTTGACAAGCAGATCGAAGCGCTAGCCCCAGATTTTGCTGATAAACACCACACGTTATTCCTTGGTCGTGGCGAGTTCTATCCCATCGCGATGGAAGCGTCTCTTAAACTGAAAGAGATCTCTTACATTCACGCAGAAGCCTATGCGGCAGGTGAACTTAAACACGGTCCATTGGCTCTGATTGATGCTGATATGCCAGTCGTAGTGGTAGCGCCAAGCAATGAACTGTTAGAGAAACTAAAATCGAACATCGAAGAAGTACGTGCCCGTGGCGGTCTACTGTATGTATTCGCAGACGAGAATGCCGGCTTTGAAGAAGATGAAAACATGAAGCTGATTAAGATGCCTCACGTTGATGACATCATTGCGCCTATCTACTACACCGTGCCAATGCAACTGCTGTCTTATCACATTGCCCTGATCAAAGGCACCGATGTCGACCAACCACGTAACCTAGCGAAAGCGGTAACGGTTGAGTAA
- a CDS encoding PTS mannitol transporter subunit IICBA — MLSPEAKIKVQNFGRFLSNMVMPNIGAFIAWGLITALFIPTGWIPNETLGSMVGPMITYLLPLLIGYTGGKMVGGERGAVVGAITTMGVIVGTDIPMFMGAMIVGPLGGLAIKKFDHSVEGKVKSGFEMLVNNFSAGIIGMLCAILAFIVIGPAVKILSTGLAAGVNFLVNAGLLPLTSIFVEPAKILFLNNAINHGIFSPLGIQQAEEMGRSIFFLIEANPGPGLGLLLAYMFFGKGNAKQSAPGAAIIHFFGGIHEIYFPYVLMNPRLILAVIAGGMTGVFVLTMFDAGLVSPASPGSIFAVLLMTPKASFVGVILSVIASATVSFIVASLLLKTSSAEEEEGDSLEKAANQMASMKATSKGQAGASVDFAAVRKIYVACDAGMGSSAMGASMLRKKVEAANLDIFVTNIAINNLPDDADIVITHRDLTDRARKHVPHSHHISLNNFLDGALYDGLVANLVEAQQSNASRAPAASAAPASSGEGTLQLSSDNIFLGMTASSKEEVIKFAGEKLVQLGNVEPEYVQGMLEREQLVSTYLGESIAVPHGTIEAKQFVKSTGIVFCQFPAGIQWGEGGDDVAKMVIGIAAQGDEHIQVITAITSALDDDEAVECLKTTENVEDVLRILNGK; from the coding sequence ATGCTATCTCCTGAAGCAAAAATCAAAGTGCAGAACTTTGGTCGTTTCCTCTCCAACATGGTAATGCCAAACATAGGTGCATTCATTGCTTGGGGTTTGATTACGGCTTTATTTATTCCAACGGGTTGGATTCCTAATGAAACTTTAGGATCGATGGTTGGCCCAATGATTACCTACTTACTTCCGCTATTGATCGGTTATACCGGTGGTAAAATGGTCGGTGGCGAGCGCGGTGCTGTTGTTGGTGCGATCACCACAATGGGTGTGATTGTCGGTACCGACATCCCAATGTTCATGGGAGCGATGATTGTCGGTCCGTTAGGTGGCTTGGCCATCAAAAAGTTTGACCATTCGGTAGAGGGTAAAGTGAAAAGTGGTTTTGAGATGTTGGTTAACAACTTCTCTGCCGGCATTATCGGGATGCTGTGTGCCATTCTTGCTTTCATCGTTATTGGTCCAGCAGTCAAAATTCTCTCTACAGGTCTAGCAGCAGGGGTTAACTTCTTAGTTAATGCTGGCTTGTTACCACTGACATCTATTTTTGTTGAACCAGCGAAGATCCTATTCTTAAACAATGCCATTAACCACGGTATCTTCTCGCCACTTGGTATCCAACAAGCGGAAGAAATGGGTCGCTCAATTTTCTTCTTGATTGAGGCGAACCCGGGTCCAGGTTTAGGTTTATTGTTGGCTTATATGTTCTTTGGCAAGGGGAACGCTAAGCAGTCTGCACCAGGCGCAGCCATCATCCACTTCTTCGGTGGTATTCACGAAATCTACTTCCCATATGTGCTGATGAATCCACGTCTTATCCTTGCGGTTATTGCAGGTGGTATGACTGGGGTATTTGTGCTGACGATGTTTGATGCCGGTCTTGTTTCACCTGCGTCACCGGGCTCAATCTTCGCTGTACTGCTTATGACGCCTAAGGCTTCATTTGTTGGGGTCATTCTATCCGTGATTGCATCGGCAACGGTGTCATTCATTGTCGCGTCGCTATTGCTGAAAACTTCAAGTGCTGAAGAAGAAGAGGGTGACTCTCTTGAAAAAGCAGCAAATCAGATGGCGAGCATGAAAGCGACCTCTAAAGGTCAAGCGGGTGCTTCAGTGGATTTTGCCGCGGTTCGTAAAATCTATGTGGCTTGTGATGCGGGTATGGGTTCGAGTGCCATGGGTGCCAGTATGTTGCGTAAGAAAGTCGAAGCAGCAAACCTTGATATATTTGTCACCAATATCGCTATCAATAACCTACCGGATGATGCGGATATTGTGATAACCCACCGCGACCTCACGGATCGTGCACGTAAACATGTCCCGCACTCGCACCATATTTCATTGAATAACTTCCTTGATGGTGCTCTCTATGACGGGCTTGTTGCGAATCTGGTTGAGGCTCAGCAGAGTAACGCGAGCCGAGCTCCAGCGGCATCAGCAGCACCAGCGAGTTCTGGCGAGGGTACGCTACAGCTTTCAAGTGACAATATCTTCTTAGGTATGACGGCGTCGAGCAAAGAAGAAGTGATTAAGTTTGCCGGTGAGAAGTTGGTACAACTGGGCAATGTTGAGCCTGAATATGTTCAGGGTATGCTTGAGCGTGAACAGTTAGTATCGACATACTTAGGTGAGTCAATTGCCGTTCCTCACGGTACCATCGAAGCAAAACAATTTGTTAAATCGACAGGGATTGTATTCTGTCAGTTCCCCGCGGGTATCCAGTGGGGCGAGGGTGGAGATGACGTCGCCAAGATGGTAATAGGGATTGCAGCGCAAGGTGATGAACATATTCAAGTGATAACGGCAATCACGAGTGCTTTGGATGATGATGAAGCGGTAGAGTGCTTGAAGACGACCGAAAACGTTGAAGATGTATTACGCATTCTTAATGGTAAATAA
- the ptsG gene encoding PTS glucose transporter subunit IIBC, whose product MNIFSSMQKMGRSLMLPVACMPAAGILLGIGGNSEVAKFLPDIVAQIMTEAGLGVFANMALLFAIGVALGFSKNDGVAALAAALGYLTMTRVLNVVAEGTDTGVFGGIIMGLVAAKLFNRYHTIKLPTSLGFFGGKRFVPIVTSLAACVMAAVLAIVWPPIGTGIATFSHWAAYQSPEVAFGIYGIVERALIPFGLHHIWNVPFQYEVGSFTTAAGEVVTGEIPRYLAGDPTAGNLAGGYMFKMFGLPAACLAMYATAKTRNKKLVASILGSAALTSFLTGITEPIEFAFLFVAPLLYVVHALLAGSAFVVMILLDIKHGTTFSHGLFDFTLLFSQSSNGWLLPIIGMLYGVTYFFIFTVLIKALDLKTPGREDESESQVEVDTDNNELAKKISTAFGGKANIKDLDACITRLRVTVHDSDKVNTDKLKALGAAGVFVTGDNYQAVFGTHSDIIKGQMEALD is encoded by the coding sequence ATGAATATTTTCAGTAGTATGCAAAAAATGGGGCGTAGTTTAATGCTTCCTGTCGCCTGTATGCCAGCCGCAGGGATTTTGTTAGGTATTGGTGGTAACTCAGAAGTTGCGAAGTTTCTACCTGATATTGTTGCACAAATCATGACCGAAGCTGGGTTAGGTGTGTTTGCCAATATGGCATTGCTATTTGCAATTGGTGTCGCACTTGGTTTCTCTAAAAATGATGGGGTCGCCGCACTAGCAGCAGCACTAGGTTACTTAACAATGACTCGCGTACTTAACGTGGTTGCAGAAGGCACCGACACGGGTGTGTTCGGCGGTATCATTATGGGGTTAGTTGCCGCAAAACTTTTTAACCGCTATCACACAATTAAGTTACCGACCTCTCTAGGCTTTTTCGGCGGTAAACGCTTTGTTCCCATCGTCACCTCTTTAGCTGCATGTGTGATGGCTGCGGTTCTTGCTATTGTATGGCCGCCTATTGGCACTGGCATAGCCACCTTCTCGCACTGGGCAGCTTACCAATCTCCAGAGGTCGCCTTTGGTATATACGGTATTGTTGAGCGCGCCCTTATCCCATTTGGTCTTCACCATATATGGAATGTGCCATTCCAATACGAAGTAGGATCATTTACTACTGCCGCTGGTGAAGTGGTCACAGGGGAAATTCCACGTTACCTCGCTGGCGACCCAACCGCTGGTAACTTGGCGGGGGGTTATATGTTTAAGATGTTTGGTCTGCCTGCCGCATGCCTTGCTATGTATGCCACCGCTAAAACCCGCAACAAAAAGCTGGTCGCCTCTATCCTGGGTTCTGCCGCGCTGACTTCGTTTTTAACAGGAATCACTGAGCCGATTGAATTCGCATTCTTATTCGTTGCGCCGCTACTTTACGTTGTACACGCACTGCTCGCAGGCTCTGCATTTGTGGTCATGATTCTATTAGACATTAAACACGGTACAACGTTTAGCCATGGTCTATTTGACTTTACCTTGCTATTTAGTCAATCCAGCAATGGTTGGTTGCTTCCTATTATTGGTATGTTATATGGCGTCACCTATTTCTTTATATTCACTGTACTGATCAAAGCGCTCGATTTAAAAACACCCGGTCGTGAAGATGAATCGGAATCCCAAGTTGAAGTTGACACTGACAACAATGAATTGGCGAAAAAGATTAGTACCGCTTTTGGGGGAAAGGCCAATATCAAAGATCTTGACGCATGTATTACTCGTCTACGTGTCACAGTACATGATAGTGATAAGGTGAATACCGATAAGCTAAAAGCACTAGGAGCCGCTGGCGTTTTCGTGACAGGAGATAACTACCAAGCAGTATTTGGAACTCACTCTGACATTATTAAGGGTCAGATGGAAGCTCTAGATTAA
- a CDS encoding MltR family transcriptional regulator, with product MPLHPPNETELLEALSDAKDASECLLAAYDAIDDTLDTLINRVFSKEDHAVKYVVDPLLKSDGPLGDIMVRAKLLLGLGVISKGVFDDIEVFVTLKEWTKFKENKVSFTEVDVIFELNKVQAIQNSMPIVYDETMIDGLDEVMLAMFLERHYQRVKSTIILAITELVATLCSDNPLL from the coding sequence ATGCCACTACACCCGCCCAATGAAACTGAACTTTTGGAAGCGCTATCCGATGCGAAAGATGCGAGTGAGTGCCTGCTAGCGGCTTACGATGCAATCGATGACACCTTAGATACATTGATCAATCGCGTGTTCAGTAAGGAGGATCATGCTGTCAAGTATGTGGTTGATCCCCTATTAAAAAGTGACGGACCTTTAGGGGATATCATGGTTCGTGCCAAGCTTTTACTGGGATTAGGCGTGATATCCAAGGGTGTTTTTGATGACATAGAAGTCTTTGTTACCCTCAAAGAGTGGACCAAGTTCAAAGAGAATAAGGTGAGTTTTACTGAGGTGGATGTGATATTTGAGCTAAACAAAGTTCAAGCCATTCAAAACAGCATGCCTATTGTTTACGATGAAACGATGATCGATGGTTTGGATGAGGTCATGTTGGCGATGTTTTTAGAGCGCCATTATCAACGAGTCAAATCGACGATTATCCTCGCGATCACCGAGCTTGTTGCCACACTTTGTAGCGATAATCCTCTGCTTTAA
- a CDS encoding mannitol-1-phosphate 5-dehydrogenase gives MKALHFGAGNIGRGFIGKLLADAGIHVTFADVNETVVNALIERHSYPVKIVGEDCLVETVNNVTAINSTSSDVIDLISQVDLVTTAVGPTVLKIIASAIAQGIEKRANVGSDQLDHDQLRNKQALNIIACENMVRGTSQLKQMVYEHLSAEGKAFADNHIGFVDSAVDRIVPPAEVGETDPLAVTVETFSEWIVDQTQFVGDIPDIAGMECTDNLMAFVERKLFTLNTGHLITAYLGVLAGHETIKESIEDTAIRADVTAAMQESGEVLIRRYGFEPEAHAAYIEKILGRFANPFLRDEVDRVGRQPIRKLSPQDRLIKPLNGTLEYDLPNAHLLKGIAAAFLYTNDDDPQAVELQAMFAEQGFDKTLAHYSELDPESEIVKLAHQAYLALK, from the coding sequence ATGAAAGCTCTCCACTTTGGCGCAGGTAACATTGGTCGTGGATTTATCGGTAAGCTGCTTGCAGATGCAGGGATTCACGTCACTTTTGCTGATGTGAATGAAACCGTGGTCAATGCTCTGATTGAACGACACTCTTATCCAGTCAAAATTGTTGGTGAAGATTGTTTGGTCGAGACCGTTAATAATGTCACCGCTATCAACTCAACCAGTTCAGATGTGATTGATCTGATTTCCCAAGTTGATTTAGTGACCACAGCCGTCGGTCCCACCGTACTTAAAATCATTGCAAGTGCCATTGCGCAAGGCATAGAAAAGCGGGCCAATGTCGGCAGCGATCAACTAGACCATGATCAACTACGCAATAAGCAAGCCCTAAATATTATTGCTTGTGAAAACATGGTCCGTGGGACATCGCAACTGAAACAGATGGTTTATGAGCATTTGTCGGCAGAGGGCAAAGCGTTTGCCGATAATCATATCGGTTTTGTTGACTCTGCGGTTGACCGAATTGTGCCTCCGGCAGAAGTAGGAGAAACCGACCCGCTAGCGGTGACGGTAGAAACGTTCAGTGAATGGATCGTTGATCAAACTCAGTTCGTTGGTGATATTCCAGACATTGCGGGCATGGAGTGTACCGATAATCTTATGGCGTTTGTTGAGCGCAAACTATTCACCCTGAATACAGGTCATTTGATTACCGCTTATCTTGGGGTTTTGGCTGGTCATGAAACCATTAAAGAATCAATAGAAGACACGGCTATTCGTGCGGATGTGACCGCAGCGATGCAGGAGAGTGGTGAAGTGTTGATTCGTCGTTATGGTTTTGAGCCAGAAGCGCATGCCGCTTATATCGAAAAAATATTGGGGCGCTTTGCCAATCCATTCTTAAGAGACGAAGTGGATCGCGTCGGTCGACAGCCTATTCGTAAACTTAGCCCTCAAGATCGCTTGATTAAGCCACTTAATGGTACACTTGAGTATGATCTCCCCAATGCTCATCTACTTAAAGGGATCGCAGCCGCGTTTTTATACACCAATGACGATGATCCACAAGCGGTTGAATTACAAGCGATGTTTGCAGAGCAAGGTTTTGATAAAACCTTAGCCCATTACTCGGAATTGGACCCAGAGTCAGAAATTGTTAAACTTGCCCATCAAGCTTATTTGGCTCTGAAATAG
- a CDS encoding alpha/beta hydrolase has translation MKNLALALFTIFYFQHSVAFELKTVSIPSENTEKNHQATVILPDGYNADTDYSVVYILHGWSGDYKSWHDETAIAKQADLHDIIIVLPDGNYDKWYIDSELKNNSNYQTYIGKEVVAFIDDNFNTHKEKSQRAITGLSMGGYGAFNIALNNLDTFGNIGSISGGVDPRAFKYNWGLEQVFGDYDQQTQFWDNKTIKNSVHKLIFQGVNISIDCGIDDFFIQSNRELHRVMMDLKIDHDYTERPGGHTWDYWDNAIKYQMLFFKTKFNSVNE, from the coding sequence ATGAAAAATTTAGCACTTGCTTTATTCACCATTTTTTATTTTCAACATAGTGTCGCTTTTGAACTTAAAACCGTCTCTATTCCTAGTGAAAACACAGAAAAAAATCATCAGGCGACGGTAATATTACCAGATGGCTATAACGCTGATACCGATTATTCCGTTGTTTATATTCTACATGGGTGGAGTGGCGACTATAAAAGCTGGCATGACGAAACTGCGATTGCTAAACAAGCGGATCTACACGATATTATTATCGTTTTACCCGATGGAAACTATGACAAATGGTATATTGATAGCGAACTAAAAAATAATTCAAACTATCAAACTTATATTGGTAAAGAGGTAGTGGCATTTATTGACGATAATTTTAATACTCACAAGGAAAAATCTCAACGAGCGATCACAGGGTTAAGTATGGGAGGCTATGGTGCCTTTAATATCGCACTCAACAACCTAGATACATTTGGTAATATCGGTAGCATCAGTGGTGGCGTTGATCCTAGAGCATTTAAATATAACTGGGGATTAGAGCAAGTGTTCGGTGATTACGATCAACAAACACAGTTCTGGGACAATAAAACCATAAAAAATAGCGTTCATAAGTTAATATTTCAGGGTGTTAATATCAGTATAGACTGTGGTATTGATGATTTCTTTATTCAATCTAATCGTGAACTACACCGAGTGATGATGGATCTAAAGATAGACCACGATTATACCGAACGCCCTGGAGGACATACATGGGATTATTGGGACAATGCCATTAAGTACCAAATGTTGTTTTTTAAAACTAAGTTTAATTCAGTTAACGAGTAA
- a CDS encoding HAD family hydrolase: MISTLLFDMDGLIFDTEWVYKSSWQYAAKQLGFDLNDDFYQGFIGVQDPQCEQMLCDKFGPSFDLGQFRVLKDQRSAELHQQGIDYKPGFHALFALAKQKHLKTALVTSSHLPQVRHNFAGSDYLDQFDVIVTAEDVENGKPKPDCYLKACRLLGVTASECLVLEDSNNGIRSGYHAGCQTVMIPDLLPPQPEVAKMADYIVDSLEQVGPLLD; encoded by the coding sequence ATGATTTCTACTCTTTTATTTGATATGGACGGGCTTATTTTTGATACGGAGTGGGTCTATAAATCAAGCTGGCAGTATGCGGCTAAACAGCTAGGATTCGATCTAAATGACGACTTCTATCAGGGGTTTATTGGTGTTCAAGATCCACAGTGTGAGCAAATGTTGTGTGACAAATTTGGACCCAGTTTCGATCTTGGTCAGTTTAGAGTCCTCAAAGATCAGCGCAGCGCAGAATTACACCAGCAGGGTATCGACTATAAACCGGGTTTCCATGCTTTGTTTGCTTTGGCGAAACAAAAGCACCTCAAGACAGCTTTGGTCACGTCCTCGCATCTGCCACAAGTACGCCATAACTTTGCTGGTAGTGATTATCTCGATCAGTTCGATGTGATCGTAACAGCAGAAGATGTTGAAAACGGCAAACCGAAACCCGACTGCTACCTTAAAGCGTGTCGATTACTGGGAGTGACAGCGAGTGAATGTTTGGTTTTGGAAGACTCGAATAACGGCATTCGCTCTGGATATCACGCTGGCTGCCAAACCGTTATGATTCCAGATCTATTACCGCCACAGCCTGAAGTGGCAAAAATGGCGGACTATATTGTGGATTCCTTGGAACAAGTGGGACCTCTCCTCGATTGA
- a CDS encoding DeoR/GlpR family DNA-binding transcription regulator, which produces MRKRNTQVRRHAIAQMVQEQGQVSVEVLSELFETSEVTIRKDLTSLEQNGQLLRRYGGAVALPQEVVEGILYESDDATANKAAIANAAAELVKDHHRIVIDYGSTTGTLVSKLADKKGLVIMTNSLSLANQINELENEPTLLMTGGTWDSHSESFQGQVAESVLRSYDFDQLFIGADGVDIARGTTTFNELMGLSQVMAEVAREVVVMIESEKIGRKIPNLELAWEAIDIVVTDRGIDSQIIREIESNGVKVICAE; this is translated from the coding sequence GTGCGAAAACGTAATACCCAAGTGAGACGCCATGCGATTGCTCAGATGGTTCAGGAGCAAGGTCAAGTCAGCGTTGAAGTGCTTTCTGAGTTATTTGAAACTTCAGAGGTTACGATTCGAAAGGATCTCACTTCACTTGAGCAGAATGGTCAATTATTGCGTCGCTATGGTGGCGCGGTTGCACTGCCACAAGAAGTGGTTGAAGGCATTCTCTATGAATCTGATGATGCTACTGCCAATAAAGCAGCGATTGCTAACGCAGCGGCAGAACTGGTGAAAGACCACCATAGAATCGTCATTGATTACGGTAGTACCACGGGCACTTTAGTTTCAAAACTGGCTGATAAAAAAGGCTTGGTCATTATGACCAACTCTCTCTCCCTAGCGAATCAAATCAACGAACTGGAAAACGAGCCGACCCTGTTAATGACAGGTGGCACGTGGGACAGTCATTCAGAATCTTTTCAAGGTCAAGTTGCCGAATCTGTACTGCGTTCTTATGACTTTGACCAACTATTTATTGGTGCGGATGGTGTCGACATTGCTCGTGGAACCACCACATTTAATGAGTTAATGGGCTTGAGCCAAGTGATGGCAGAGGTAGCTCGCGAAGTCGTAGTGATGATTGAATCAGAAAAGATTGGCAGAAAGATCCCTAATCTAGAACTTGCTTGGGAGGCGATTGATATTGTCGTGACAGACAGGGGGATCGACAGCCAAATCATCCGCGAAATTGAATCTAACGGCGTGAAAGTTATTTGCGCCGAGTAG